One region of Chryseobacterium sp. SORGH_AS_0447 genomic DNA includes:
- a CDS encoding nitronate monooxygenase family protein, whose product MEYPIVQAPMFGVTTPEMVASAAESGALGSLSLGDLPAEKCVELIRATKTLTDKPFAVNIFLNPLPEQTEELKLKYSQAKEFLKTFSAKNQLDVDYPNYEDIKLTDYHDQIQAILAENCKIVSFTFGIPDAGSIDLFKKNGTVMIGTATSVEEAIILEKAGIDIVCVQGYEAGGHRGSFMDGKIPEIGGISLLSQIHDHANVPLIYAGGIYDAKTLLAAKLLGAQGFQIGSLLLGSAESALQEFEKDRLKNAFEKDIVLTKSFSGRYGRGLKNIFTDTLDDSGYILPYPYQNKITAPLRMVAKLQQNPEFLSIWVGQSKTSYSGASTGDIIMNLIEETENYRLNNEG is encoded by the coding sequence GTGGAATATCCCATTGTTCAGGCGCCTATGTTTGGGGTCACCACTCCTGAAATGGTGGCATCTGCAGCAGAATCCGGCGCATTAGGCTCTTTATCGCTTGGTGATCTGCCTGCCGAAAAATGTGTGGAGCTTATTCGTGCCACGAAAACATTAACCGATAAACCATTTGCCGTAAATATTTTCTTGAATCCTTTACCGGAACAAACTGAAGAGCTGAAATTAAAGTATAGCCAGGCCAAAGAATTTCTTAAAACGTTCTCTGCTAAAAATCAGCTAGATGTCGACTATCCTAACTATGAAGATATTAAACTCACTGATTATCATGACCAGATTCAGGCAATACTCGCTGAAAATTGCAAAATTGTCAGTTTTACTTTTGGTATTCCGGATGCGGGAAGTATTGACCTTTTTAAGAAAAATGGAACGGTAATGATCGGAACGGCGACTTCCGTTGAGGAAGCCATTATTCTGGAGAAGGCCGGAATTGACATTGTCTGTGTACAGGGTTACGAAGCAGGCGGTCATCGGGGAAGTTTCATGGATGGCAAAATCCCGGAGATCGGCGGCATTTCACTTCTGTCTCAAATACATGACCACGCGAATGTCCCATTAATTTATGCCGGAGGAATATACGATGCCAAAACTCTTTTAGCAGCAAAGCTATTAGGGGCACAAGGATTTCAGATCGGAAGTCTCTTACTGGGTTCAGCAGAGAGTGCTTTGCAGGAATTTGAAAAAGACAGATTGAAAAATGCCTTCGAAAAAGATATCGTGCTGACGAAAAGCTTTTCAGGACGCTATGGGAGAGGCCTGAAAAACATTTTTACGGATACATTGGACGATAGCGGCTATATATTGCCGTATCCTTACCAGAATAAAATTACCGCACCACTTCGCATGGTGGCAAAACTCCAGCAAAATCCCGAATTTCTAAGTATTTGGGTAGGGCAGTCCAAAACATCTTATAGTGGAGCCTCAACAGGAGATATTATTATGAATTTGATTGAAGAAACAGAGAACTACAGGTTAAACAATGAGGGTTGA
- a CDS encoding peptidoglycan-binding protein LysM — translation MKKQIAIAALTIGALILGSNNVQAQNTTATTTVNITLNDVISIDAGSTAIGNTVDFNYATAADYNSDQTVTKANSLKVTSTKNFNVKVKAGGANFMNGTNLIPVNVLTIKPSTAAGTMGGTKSAVVLSATDQTLVSNAPLGSSLTLNLDYTIPAAKSSSSDILGKPAGTYTQTVTYTATAL, via the coding sequence ATGAAAAAACAAATCGCCATCGCAGCCTTAACTATCGGAGCTTTAATCTTAGGAAGTAACAATGTTCAGGCTCAGAATACGACAGCCACCACAACGGTGAATATCACCCTGAACGATGTGATCTCCATCGATGCTGGAAGTACAGCCATCGGTAATACGGTTGACTTTAACTATGCCACTGCAGCAGACTACAACTCGGATCAAACCGTAACCAAAGCCAACTCTTTGAAAGTGACTTCAACAAAGAACTTTAATGTAAAAGTGAAAGCAGGAGGTGCTAATTTCATGAACGGAACCAACTTAATCCCTGTCAATGTTTTAACAATAAAACCTTCTACTGCTGCAGGAACCATGGGCGGAACAAAAAGCGCAGTCGTTTTATCGGCGACGGATCAGACGTTGGTATCAAATGCTCCGCTTGGAAGTTCATTAACCCTGAATCTGGATTATACCATTCCAGCCGCAAAATCATCATCTTCTGATATTTTAGGAAAACCTGCCGGAACGTATACCCAAACAGTTACCTACACTGCAACAGCTTTATAA
- a CDS encoding helix-turn-helix domain-containing protein, producing MGELLQDGFITKCSYETKIPKVEYQLTPLGKSLLPLIMSLEEWGENNRTVLEAALTGKSG from the coding sequence ATGGGTGAGCTGTTGCAGGATGGATTCATAACAAAATGTTCATACGAAACGAAAATTCCTAAAGTTGAATATCAGTTAACACCTCTGGGAAAGAGTCTGTTGCCATTGATTATGAGCTTAGAGGAGTGGGGCGAAAACAACAGGACCGTTTTAGAGGCAGCGCTTACCGGAAAGTCAGGATAA
- a CDS encoding peptidoglycan-binding protein LysM, whose protein sequence is MKKQILIAALTFGAFVLGTNTIQAQNTTATTTVNITLNDVISIDAGSTAIGNTVDFNYATAADYNSDQTVTKANSLKVTSTKNFNVKVKAGGANFMNGTNVIPVNVLTIKPSTAAGTMGGTKSAVVLSATDQTLVSNAPLGSSLTLNLDYTIPAAKSSSSDILGKPAGTYTQTVTYTATAL, encoded by the coding sequence ATGAAAAAACAAATTTTAATCGCAGCCTTAACTTTCGGAGCATTCGTTTTAGGAACTAATACTATTCAGGCTCAGAATACGACAGCCACCACAACGGTAAACATTACCCTGAACGATGTCATCTCTATTGATGCGGGAAGTACAGCCATCGGCAATACAGTTGATTTCAACTATGCTACGGCAGCAGACTACAACTCGGATCAGACCGTTACCAAAGCCAACTCTTTAAAAGTAACTTCAACAAAGAACTTTAATGTAAAAGTAAAAGCAGGAGGTGCCAACTTCATGAACGGCACCAACGTGATCCCTGTAAATGTTTTAACAATAAAACCTTCTACCGCTGCAGGAACCATGGGTGGAACGAAAAGCGCTGTCGTTTTATCGGCAACGGATCAGACTTTAGTTTCAAATGCTCCTCTTGGAAGTTCATTGACCCTTAATCTGGACTACACGATTCCAGCTGCAAAATCATCGTCTTCAGATATCTTAGGGAAACCGGCAGGAACGTATACGCAAACAGTAACATATACAGCAACAGCTTTATAA
- a CDS encoding peptidoglycan-binding protein LysM has protein sequence MKKQILIVALTIGAFILGTNNAQAQNTTATTTVNITLNDVISIDAGSTAIGNTVDFNYATAADYNSDQTVTKANSLKVTSTKNFNVKVKAGGANFMNGTNVIPVNVLTIKPSTAAGTMGGTKSAVVLSATDQTLVSNAPLGSSLTLNLDYTIPAAKSSSSDILGKPAGTYTQTVTYTATAL, from the coding sequence ATGAAAAAACAAATTTTAATCGTCGCCTTAACTATCGGAGCCTTCATCTTAGGAACCAACAATGCCCAGGCTCAAAATACAACCGCAACAACAACGGTAAATATTACCCTGAACGATGTCATCTCTATTGATGCGGGAAGTACGGCCATCGGTAATACGGTTGACTTCAACTATGCTACGGCAGCAGATTATAACTCGGATCAGACCGTTACCAAAGCCAACTCTTTAAAAGTGACTTCAACAAAGAACTTTAATGTAAAAGTAAAAGCAGGAGGTGCCAATTTCATGAACGGAACTAACGTAATCCCTGTAAATGTTTTGACCATCAAGCCTTCTACCGCTGCTGGAACGATGGGTGGAACAAAAAGCGCTGTTGTTTTATCGGCGACGGATCAGACTTTAGTATCAAATGCTCCGCTTGGAAGTTCATTGACCCTTAATCTGGACTACACGATTCCAGCCGCAAAATCATCATCTTCCGATATTTTAGGGAAACCGGCCGGAACGTATACGCAAACAGTAACCTATACTGCAACAGCTTTATAA
- a CDS encoding DUF6624 domain-containing protein, with protein MKNSFYTLLLLFLFTSFHAQEYSKLISEADKLYETKDYKMSADLYNKAFKIQNNNPSDLYNAACASSLAGDAKKAFKWLNLSIDNGWTNLKHLSSDTDLENLHSKKEWGKTIGKLEKKLQLVEANYDKPLQVELLAIYDEDQKYRIQMNETQKKFGPESKEMQDLWKITSQKDSINLLKIKKILDEKGWVGKDKVGAQANSALFLVIQHADLETQKKYLPMMKEAVIKGNASPGSLALLIDRIEIREGRKQIYGSQIGSNPYNKILYVLPLIDPDNVDKRRAEVGLGPIAEYIKNWNLVWDVEKYKSELPELEKLNKK; from the coding sequence ATGAAAAACAGTTTTTATACTTTGCTATTATTATTTTTATTCACAAGCTTTCATGCTCAGGAATATTCAAAATTAATAAGTGAAGCCGATAAATTATATGAAACAAAAGATTATAAAATGTCTGCTGATTTGTATAATAAAGCTTTTAAAATTCAAAACAACAATCCAAGTGACTTATATAATGCTGCGTGCGCGTCATCTTTAGCAGGAGATGCAAAAAAAGCTTTTAAATGGCTGAATTTATCTATAGATAACGGTTGGACAAACCTAAAGCACTTAAGTTCTGATACCGATTTGGAAAATTTGCATTCAAAAAAAGAATGGGGTAAAACAATTGGAAAGTTAGAAAAAAAGTTGCAGTTAGTGGAAGCAAATTATGACAAACCATTGCAGGTTGAATTATTGGCAATTTATGACGAAGACCAGAAATATCGAATTCAAATGAATGAAACTCAAAAAAAATTCGGTCCGGAATCTAAAGAAATGCAGGATCTTTGGAAAATTACCAGTCAGAAAGATTCAATTAACTTATTAAAAATAAAAAAAATATTAGATGAAAAAGGTTGGGTAGGTAAAGACAAAGTAGGTGCACAAGCCAATAGCGCGTTATTTCTTGTTATTCAACATGCAGATCTGGAAACGCAGAAAAAATATCTGCCTATGATGAAAGAAGCTGTAATAAAAGGAAATGCCAGTCCGGGTTCTTTAGCTTTGTTAATCGACAGAATAGAAATTCGGGAAGGTAGAAAACAAATATACGGAAGTCAGATAGGAAGCAATCCTTATAATAAAATATTATATGTGTTACCTTTAATTGATCCTGACAATGTAGATAAAAGAAGAGCAGAAGTTGGCTTAGGTCCAATTGCTGAATATATTAAAAATTGGAATTTAGTTTGGGATGTTGAAAAGTATAAAAGTGAATTACCCGAATTGGAAAAATTAAATAAGAAGTAA
- a CDS encoding CPBP family intramembrane glutamic endopeptidase, with product MNITKSNKVLIFHFALYIVSGGLIWTINLLGQLRFSGYNFLSFFNRSVILIGLVTISYYLNNKFSKKTSLENDILKFKLKYLKHYLNGCVLGFLLIAVMWGILYLIYPFEIVRNHNPKVILGIDIISYSLGNTLEELLFRGFLFLSAVRLFGKTGAIFLISLLFGLFHLPGLGLTMQGLSMVITTFTMSLLFIAVIYYTESIWTAVVLHITINILLHTVGFDGAGNGLFNIEFAASDINGLFFTLVCETVVIASAIVLFIRGKKAIDIKEVQI from the coding sequence TTGAATATCACAAAATCAAATAAAGTTTTAATATTTCATTTTGCTTTATACATAGTATCGGGAGGGCTTATATGGACTATTAATCTTTTGGGGCAGCTCCGTTTCTCCGGATATAATTTTTTATCATTTTTTAATCGTTCGGTAATCTTAATCGGTCTTGTGACAATATCGTATTATTTAAATAATAAGTTTAGTAAAAAGACTAGCCTGGAAAATGATATTCTGAAATTTAAATTAAAATACCTAAAACACTATTTGAATGGATGTGTTCTTGGTTTCTTGTTGATAGCAGTCATGTGGGGAATTTTGTATCTGATTTACCCCTTTGAGATAGTAAGAAATCACAATCCAAAAGTTATTCTTGGTATTGACATTATTTCTTACAGTTTGGGCAATACTCTTGAAGAGTTACTATTTAGAGGCTTTTTGTTTCTTTCGGCTGTAAGGCTCTTTGGAAAAACAGGTGCAATTTTTCTAATTTCATTATTATTTGGACTTTTCCATTTACCTGGGCTCGGACTGACGATGCAAGGACTTAGTATGGTTATTACAACTTTTACAATGTCATTGCTTTTTATTGCCGTTATTTATTACACAGAATCAATATGGACAGCTGTCGTACTTCATATAACGATAAACATTCTGTTGCATACTGTAGGTTTTGATGGAGCGGGAAACGGGTTGTTTAACATCGAATTCGCTGCATCAGATATAAATGGACTTTTCTTCACATTAGTATGTGAAACTGTTGTAATTGCCTCTGCGATCGTACTGTTTATCAGAGGTAAGAAGGCCATCGATATTAAAGAAGTGCAGATTTAA
- a CDS encoding NUMOD4 domain-containing protein → MKLPTDIEDQYLKEVLANQSLENLPDEEWKFIDGFENYAISNYGRVKSLERMVPLPFVGEQKILDRIIKPQFFRYFNKHLKSHFYNVRCNISLDGKVYGKSPARLVYYHFVEKI, encoded by the coding sequence ATGAAACTGCCAACGGATATAGAAGATCAGTACCTAAAAGAAGTTCTTGCCAACCAATCTTTGGAAAATCTCCCGGATGAAGAATGGAAATTTATCGACGGGTTTGAAAACTATGCCATTTCCAATTATGGACGGGTGAAAAGTCTGGAGCGCATGGTTCCACTTCCCTTCGTTGGAGAACAAAAGATATTGGATCGGATTATCAAGCCGCAATTCTTCAGGTATTTCAACAAGCATTTAAAGTCCCATTTTTATAATGTAAGATGCAATATCAGCCTAGACGGAAAAGTATATGGAAAATCACCTGCCAGGCTGGTCTATTATCATTTTGTTGAAAAAATTTGA
- a CDS encoding NUMOD4 domain-containing protein, with translation MDDLSLRISFKDENRFNIHFSNLEKITAIALSNKVFDAGRGKRGNYRQAVSQYTVNGSFIASYTDIYEASKTLGVHHTHIIAVINKKRTTAGSFRWFPKDYITTRKDFIPDTKIQAKEIFNINLWKKIGEPPVDQDNPPACLNLSLEDLPGEIWKPIPNLEGYFAISSKGRIKRLDTWTENKNKTFFRENIISLFLDSSFNRRGDLYVNLSHKCKRVQIRLNKYLYYCFVEKFDLKDRTKVVINQNTPFWNIDLAKLSLGHISSYLNKKKTE, from the coding sequence ATGGACGATCTTTCATTGCGCATATCCTTTAAAGATGAAAATCGTTTCAATATACATTTCAGTAATCTAGAAAAGATAACAGCTATAGCACTTAGTAATAAAGTATTTGATGCCGGCAGAGGGAAAAGGGGAAATTACCGGCAGGCCGTGAGCCAATATACTGTTAACGGCAGTTTTATTGCCAGTTATACGGATATTTACGAGGCAAGTAAGACTTTGGGAGTTCACCATACCCATATCATTGCGGTTATCAATAAAAAGAGGACTACTGCAGGATCATTCAGATGGTTTCCAAAAGATTATATAACCACTAGAAAAGATTTTATACCGGATACTAAAATTCAAGCCAAAGAAATATTCAATATAAACCTGTGGAAAAAGATCGGCGAACCCCCTGTTGATCAAGACAACCCTCCTGCCTGCCTGAATTTATCGCTGGAGGATCTACCCGGCGAAATATGGAAACCGATTCCCAATCTTGAAGGATATTTTGCCATATCCAGTAAAGGGAGGATCAAACGGCTGGATACCTGGACTGAGAATAAAAATAAAACCTTTTTCAGAGAAAACATTATTTCTCTTTTTCTGGACAGCTCCTTTAATAGAAGGGGTGATCTTTACGTAAATTTAAGTCATAAATGCAAACGGGTTCAGATAAGACTTAACAAATACCTCTATTATTGCTTTGTGGAAAAGTTTGATCTTAAAGACCGGACAAAAGTGGTTATCAATCAAAATACTCCTTTCTGGAATATTGATCTGGCTAAACTTTCATTAGGGCATATTTCTTCGTATCTCAACAAAAAGAAAACAGAATAA
- a CDS encoding GLPGLI family protein encodes MKYLSESIGSDFLPFLSLCNYLQAHYFEAVIISNLPKYKRNILILPIEDSYKPTNIKKCNMKIFIFTLIFGLVNAQTHRFIYEFKFKQNPKQAEFKKENMTLDINPDNVKFYNYHYVTIDSTNITKGQNSQLWDTSTPVLLRSKNSNIYSNYLLINDVFVFDTEDEINWKLENDTKKFENYTLQKATANFGGRNWTAWFAKDINISEGPYKFRGLPGMIFQLYDDKNNFDFTLVKSFKLKNTYKTPFIESFYGQKPIKTTRENINKMLMDKYKDPYHETREEFKKNPNTTFSINGVDIKSINQFKELTESRQRYIRENNNPIEIDKAVHYPER; translated from the coding sequence ATGAAATACTTGTCTGAATCCATTGGTAGTGATTTCTTACCCTTTTTATCTTTATGTAACTATCTGCAAGCTCATTATTTTGAAGCCGTTATAATTTCAAACTTGCCAAAATATAAGCGGAATATTTTAATTTTGCCGATAGAAGACAGTTATAAACCCACCAATATTAAAAAATGTAACATGAAAATATTTATTTTTACCCTGATTTTTGGATTAGTCAATGCCCAGACGCATCGCTTTATTTATGAATTTAAATTTAAGCAAAATCCAAAGCAAGCCGAATTTAAAAAAGAAAACATGACGCTGGATATAAATCCAGACAATGTAAAATTTTATAATTACCACTACGTTACCATAGATTCAACCAATATTACAAAAGGGCAGAATAGTCAGCTTTGGGATACTTCTACTCCGGTTTTACTTCGGTCTAAAAATTCAAACATCTACAGCAATTATCTTCTCATCAACGATGTATTTGTTTTCGATACTGAAGATGAAATTAATTGGAAGCTCGAAAACGATACTAAAAAATTTGAAAATTATACTTTGCAAAAAGCAACAGCAAATTTTGGCGGAAGAAACTGGACTGCCTGGTTTGCAAAGGATATTAATATTTCTGAAGGTCCCTATAAATTTCGGGGATTACCGGGGATGATTTTTCAATTGTATGATGATAAAAATAACTTTGATTTTACTTTAGTAAAAAGTTTTAAATTAAAAAACACCTATAAAACTCCGTTCATCGAAAGTTTTTACGGACAAAAACCGATAAAAACAACCCGTGAAAACATCAATAAGATGTTAATGGACAAATATAAAGATCCGTATCACGAAACTCGTGAAGAGTTCAAAAAAAATCCGAATACAACGTTTAGCATTAATGGTGTTGATATAAAAAGCATCAATCAGTTTAAAGAATTGACTGAATCACGGCAACGATATATCAGAGAAAATAATAATCCTATCGAAATAGATAAAGCGGTCCACTATCCTGAAAGATAA
- a CDS encoding helix-turn-helix domain-containing protein, whose translation MKLLTHHITFLFLFSAVIYIHGQNLKITDNSTFGDIRKYYEDLPENDKQALPYVNVYLKKAKKENDYIEILQGYQDAIYFSRNKFQKLKYADRCVSYILKSKDQKLISKAYLEKGVIYYFFYKQYQPALNEYLKAYEHSENIDDEFLRYRIIYHLGVVKSYLGYYNEALKLFKKCSAYFEPLTKSRIHPNLIFNNRKGYLNSLHQQIICYRHLKNYSKSDSLIRHGLSLLQSSDGFDLEKAYFIKCLGISCFERQKYQKAIQNLDLALPELRKIDDFTGTSLSYYYIGKSYEKMHKDNLAVDFFIKVDSVFQKEKFIIPEVRGNYESLINYYHKVNIPEKELYYTKQLLKADSIINKDFRHLSDKIHKEYDTKSLLGRQKELESKNSIGFIVLMISSALIIILITVLLHRKKKEKEIQHKYTELEKRIIHQNRSPEKTSVLSCSVKENKTGVPNAVINDILEKLNDFEKRKGFIKKGLTQQELAKSFNTNTSYLSQVINESKGRNFNRYINKLRIKYITQELYHNPKYLDYTIEGLTQKCGISSRKSFSDLFHEINGIRPTDFIKQRKKELEEKTNI comes from the coding sequence TTGAAACTCCTTACACACCATATTACTTTTCTATTTTTATTTTCTGCGGTAATTTATATACACGGGCAGAATTTAAAAATTACTGATAATTCTACTTTTGGGGATATTCGTAAGTATTATGAAGATTTACCTGAGAATGACAAACAGGCATTACCTTATGTAAATGTTTATCTGAAAAAAGCCAAAAAAGAAAATGATTATATTGAAATACTCCAAGGCTATCAGGATGCGATCTATTTTTCCAGGAATAAATTTCAAAAACTAAAATATGCAGACCGCTGTGTAAGCTATATACTGAAATCAAAAGATCAAAAGCTTATCAGTAAAGCTTATCTTGAAAAAGGTGTTATTTATTACTTTTTTTATAAACAATATCAACCTGCATTAAATGAATACCTTAAAGCTTATGAACATTCTGAAAATATTGATGATGAATTTTTAAGATATCGGATTATCTATCATCTGGGTGTAGTTAAAAGCTATCTGGGATACTACAACGAAGCTTTAAAACTGTTTAAAAAATGCTCAGCGTATTTTGAACCGCTTACAAAATCCAGAATTCATCCTAATCTTATTTTTAATAACAGAAAAGGATATCTGAACAGTCTGCATCAACAGATTATCTGCTACAGGCATCTGAAAAACTATTCAAAAAGTGATTCATTAATTCGACATGGCTTATCATTGTTACAATCATCTGATGGGTTTGATCTAGAGAAAGCATATTTTATCAAATGCCTTGGTATTTCCTGTTTTGAAAGACAGAAGTATCAAAAAGCTATTCAAAACCTTGACCTTGCACTGCCGGAACTGAGAAAGATTGATGATTTCACAGGAACTTCCCTCAGCTATTATTACATTGGCAAATCTTATGAAAAAATGCATAAGGATAATCTGGCAGTTGATTTTTTCATCAAAGTAGATTCTGTTTTTCAAAAAGAAAAATTTATTATCCCTGAAGTAAGAGGTAATTACGAAAGCCTTATTAATTATTATCATAAAGTAAATATCCCGGAAAAAGAATTATACTATACCAAGCAATTACTAAAGGCAGATAGCATCATAAATAAAGATTTTCGGCACCTCTCTGATAAAATCCATAAAGAATATGATACAAAATCTTTACTGGGAAGACAAAAGGAATTGGAGAGCAAAAACTCTATCGGTTTCATTGTTTTAATGATTTCTTCCGCACTTATTATTATTTTAATTACTGTTCTATTACATAGAAAAAAGAAAGAGAAGGAAATTCAGCACAAATATACTGAACTGGAAAAAAGAATTATTCACCAAAATCGGTCACCTGAAAAAACATCCGTACTATCCTGTTCCGTTAAAGAAAATAAAACCGGAGTTCCCAACGCTGTAATTAATGATATTCTAGAAAAGCTTAACGATTTTGAAAAAAGAAAAGGTTTCATAAAAAAAGGACTTACCCAACAAGAACTGGCTAAGAGCTTTAACACAAATACAAGTTACCTTTCGCAAGTGATCAATGAATCAAAAGGCAGAAATTTTAATAGATATATCAATAAATTACGGATAAAATATATTACTCAGGAATTATATCACAATCCTAAATATCTGGATTATACTATAGAAGGATTAACTCAAAAATGCGGTATTTCTTCCCGTAAAAGTTTCTCCGATCTCTTTCATGAGATCAATGGTATCCGTCCTACAGATTTTATAAAACAAAGGAAAAAGGAACTAGAGGAAAAAACAAATATATAA
- a CDS encoding DUF4236 domain-containing protein, whose protein sequence is MGFSYRKRVKLMPGVHLNISQKGVNTTIGRRGASVNFSSKGTRVNNSWVSLFKKLF, encoded by the coding sequence ATGGGATTTAGTTACAGAAAAAGGGTAAAACTGATGCCGGGTGTTCATCTGAACATCAGCCAAAAAGGAGTAAATACGACCATCGGCAGACGGGGCGCCAGTGTAAATTTCAGCTCAAAGGGAACACGGGTCAATAATTCCTGGGTTTCGCTGTTCAAAAAACTGTTTTAA
- a CDS encoding 3-oxoacyl-ACP synthase III family protein, whose amino-acid sequence MTSKITGTGNYIPNETITNLFFNNHIFLDEQGALLKDDNASITSKLQKITGIEERRYAGSDQVTSDLGLIAAAAAIEDAGIDPETLDYIIFAHNFGDVRFGTVQSDAVPSLAARVKHFLKIKNNFCVAYDVLFGCPGWIEGMIQANAFIKSGIAKKCLVIGAETLSRVVDIHDRDSMIYADGAGAVILESSEDGSGILSHLSASHTFKEKDYLYFGKSYNNESCPDTRYIKMDGRKIYEFALVNVPEAMKECLDKSGYSIDQLNKIIIHQANEKMDEAIVNRFYQLYGKTAPADIMPMVISKLGNSSVATIPSLLTMILKEELENHEIKEGDIVLFASVGAGMNINAIVYKF is encoded by the coding sequence ATGACAAGTAAAATCACCGGCACAGGTAATTACATACCCAATGAAACCATTACCAATCTTTTTTTCAACAACCATATTTTTCTGGACGAACAAGGTGCCCTTTTAAAAGACGATAACGCTTCCATCACCAGCAAACTTCAGAAAATTACAGGCATCGAAGAAAGAAGATATGCAGGCAGTGACCAGGTAACTTCGGATCTGGGACTCATTGCGGCGGCTGCCGCCATCGAAGACGCTGGGATAGATCCTGAAACTCTTGATTACATTATCTTTGCCCATAATTTCGGTGACGTACGTTTCGGTACGGTACAGTCTGATGCCGTTCCCAGTCTTGCTGCGAGAGTAAAGCATTTCCTGAAAATAAAAAATAACTTCTGTGTAGCCTACGATGTACTTTTCGGATGCCCGGGATGGATCGAAGGAATGATCCAGGCCAATGCATTTATTAAATCCGGGATTGCCAAAAAATGCCTCGTGATCGGTGCAGAAACCCTTTCAAGGGTGGTCGATATTCACGACAGGGACAGCATGATTTATGCAGACGGAGCCGGAGCGGTAATTTTGGAAAGCAGTGAGGACGGATCGGGAATTTTATCCCATCTTTCCGCTTCGCATACTTTTAAAGAAAAGGATTATTTGTATTTCGGGAAGTCGTATAACAACGAAAGCTGCCCGGATACCCGGTACATAAAAATGGACGGAAGGAAGATCTACGAATTTGCTTTGGTTAATGTCCCGGAAGCCATGAAAGAATGTCTGGATAAAAGCGGATATTCGATCGATCAGTTAAATAAAATCATCATCCACCAGGCGAATGAAAAGATGGATGAAGCCATCGTCAACCGGTTTTACCAGCTTTACGGCAAAACAGCTCCAGCTGATATTATGCCGATGGTCATCAGCAAGCTTGGCAACAGCAGTGTAGCCACCATTCCTTCCCTGCTGACAATGATCCTAAAAGAAGAGCTCGAAAATCACGAGATTAAAGAAGGGGATATTGTCCTTTTTGCATCAGTAGGTGCCGGCATGAATATCAATGCGATCGTATATAAATTTTAA